One window of Helicobacter sp. MIT 99-5507 genomic DNA carries:
- the bamD gene encoding outer membrane protein assembly factor BamD, with the protein MKSILFSIIFIVFFSACSKHVNEEFNKPASFWYERLIIAISEGNLELADSYYNSLSSEHSASPLLGEALLMLIKAHIDDKEHLLASFFVNEYKTRFSSVNNVDYIALLGIETNFYAFSNYSKDQGFIDDNISDINHFIILNQNNKYMPYINHILTSFKLSKLEMNNEIIRIYNIKDKEEAQEKYEEYNNELGVQDIEFTPSHIPWYVKIFSW; encoded by the coding sequence ATGAAATCTATTTTATTTAGTATTATATTTATAGTATTTTTTTCTGCATGCAGCAAACATGTAAATGAAGAGTTTAATAAACCAGCGTCATTTTGGTATGAAAGATTGATTATTGCAATAAGCGAAGGAAATCTAGAATTAGCTGATAGCTATTATAATTCATTATCAAGTGAGCATTCGGCTTCACCTTTGCTTGGTGAGGCATTGCTCATGCTCATAAAAGCTCATATTGATGATAAAGAACATTTACTTGCTAGCTTTTTTGTAAATGAGTATAAAACTCGCTTTAGTAGTGTAAATAATGTTGATTATATCGCATTACTTGGAATAGAGACTAATTTTTATGCATTTAGTAATTATAGTAAAGATCAAGGTTTTATAGATGATAATATTAGCGATATTAATCATTTTATAATTCTTAATCAAAATAATAAATATATGCCATATATTAATCACATACTAACAAGTTTTAAACTCTCAAAATTAGAAATGAATAATGAAATAATTAGAATCTATAATATAAAAGACAAAGAAGAAGCACAAGAAAAATATGAAGAATATAATAATGAATTAGGCGTGCAAGATATAGAATTCACTCCTTCCCATATTCCTTGGTATGTCAAGATATTTAGCTGGTAA